The Methanohalophilus portucalensis DNA window GAGGTAGGCAACTGCCAGAAGTCCAGCGATTGCGAAGACTGCTTCAAATCCAGGGATTCCCTGATCTTCTTCAGTTTCGTTTTCTGCTGGTTCCTCAGGTTCTTCAGGTTCAGTTACGTTCTCTTCAGGTTCTTCAGGCTCGACAGGTTCCTCAGGTTCTTCAGGTTCAGTTACGTTCTCTTCAGGTTCTTCAGGCTCGACAGGTTCCTCAGGTTCTGCAGGTTCCTCTTCGCCTTCGATGGTTCTCTCAACGAATGGGTAGAATCTTACATCGTCACTGTCAGCCACCTTGAAGTAGATATCTTCCATCAGATGCTGGGTGCTGTCCTGACTGAGTGTAATGGAACTGCTCAGAACCATCTCTATCGTGTCAGTGTTTATGGAATCGATTTCCATGTTACCGAAAGAATCTTCGGATTCAAGTTCTATTCCGTCATCTTCAATCTGCCAGACACCTTCAATCACACAGAGGCTGTCAACCTGACCCTGGAAGACTTCATCGATATTGACTTTGAGTGTGACAACGTCATCTTCACCCATTACGGTTTGGTCGTATTCCCATACATTGAGATCGCTACCATTTACTGTAATTACTTTGTCATCCACATATTCGCCGTCTTTCTGGAGTTCGAGCCAGACCTTGTCACCTTCAACATCGATCTGCTGTGGAATGATTGCATAACCATCAGCAAGTTCCAGAGATTCACCGGTTCTGATAGTGTAGGAGGTGTCGTCATCCATTGCAAGCTTGGACAGTTTGTCAGCTTCACCTGATACGACTGGGACATATTCCTCTGCAAGGAAGCCAACCTTCTCAAAGGTAGAGGGGCCGTCATTGCTGAAATTAAATGTAGTCTCTACACCTGGTACTATGGTACTGGCATATGTTACATCACTTGGATCATCGTCAAGCTCTCTGTCATCATCATCCATTCCAGAAACATTGACTTCAAGTTCTTCAGAGAAATCATTGTCAGCAAGGTCATACCAGAATCCTGCGAAGGAGTAACCTGATGCACCTGTTGGAGTCCAAGTTACCGAACTGTCACTTATATCGGGTACATTAGCAACTGTACCTCTTACCTCATAGGTACCAGGCTCGGTCATGACTTTTGTCAAATGGAATCTAAGCTCATCTGCATCTGCAGTTGTGAAATAGATGTCTTCCATTACATTAAAGGTATCATCGGAGTTAAGGGTAATG harbors:
- a CDS encoding S-layer protein domain-containing protein codes for the protein MKRLLATLMAALMVLTVFAGVASAAGHTVETRGPVWNMQVTNVTVTNQTDTYVINDSATLNNFEDWKDLADENSSELDASVDGYAYVTGYDSDGDVQIQFENVTSGDHTDLFKLVADSENFAAFWYDIDDNKASETIILDVYQTESENELGDDTDALIYNSEIQDEIETTFNFSNDGPSTYEKIGFLAEEYVPVVPGEADKLSKLAMDDDTSYTIRTGESLELADGYTLIPQQIDVDGNKVWLELNKDGEYVDDKVITVESGLNLWEFDQTVMGEDDVVTLKVNIDEVFQGQVDSLCVVEGIWQIEDDGIELESEDSFGNMEIDTVSGNTIDMILSNSITLNSDDTFNVMEDIYFTTADADELRFHLTKVMTEPGTYEVRGTVANVPDISDSSVTWTPTGASGYSFAGFWYDLADNDFSEELEVNVSGMDDDDRELDDDPSDVTYASTIVPGVETTFNFSNDGPSTFEKVGFLAEEYVPVVSGEADKLSKLAMDDDTSYTIRTGESLELADGYAIIPQQIDVEGDKVWLELQKDGEYVDDKVITVNGSDLNVWEYDQTVMGEDDVVTLKVNIDEVFQGQVDSLCVIEGVWQIEDDGIELESEDSFGNMEIDSINTDTIEMVLSSSITLSQDSTQHLMEDIYFKVADSDDVRFYPFVERTIEGEEEPAEPEEPVEPEEPEENVTEPEEPEEPVEPEEPEENVTEPEEPEEPAENETEEDQGIPGFEAVFAIAGLLAVAYLVRRN